Proteins from a single region of Syngnathus typhle isolate RoL2023-S1 ecotype Sweden linkage group LG10, RoL_Styp_1.0, whole genome shotgun sequence:
- the kcnn3 gene encoding small conductance calcium-activated potassium channel protein 3 isoform X3 — MYSLALKCLISLSTVILLGLIIAYHAREVQLFVIDNGADDWRIAMTMERVLLIALELLVSAVHPVPGDFKFQWRARLAFTFVPSQAEADLDMVLSVPMFLRLYLIARVMLLHSKLFTDASSRSIGALNKVHFNTRFVMKTLMTICPGTVLLVFSISLWIIAAWTVRVCERYHDSQDVTSNFLGAMWLISITFLSIGYGDMVPHTYCGKGVCLLTGIMGAGCTALVVAVVARKLELTKAEKHVHNFMMDTQLTKRIKNAAANVLRETWLIYKHTKLMKKIDHSRVRKHQRKFLQAIHQLRSVKMEQRKLSDQANTLVDLSKMQSVMYELMSELNDRSEDLERQMLSLEQRVEQLTAGFNALPAHLSATLGAQHAALVHLLRERDSRDGRDAGAVVPLSPAASLTSTAVTATPVSTPEVPPPPPSVPPPAALEPPLPGPEGSSEVSPNGNTSTC, encoded by the exons ATGTATTCTCTGGCGCTGAAGTGTCTGATCAGCCTGTCTACCGTCATCCTGCTGGGCCTCATCATCGCCTACCACGCACGGGAGGTTCAG CTGTTTGTCATCGACAACGGGGCGGACGACTGGCGTATCGCCATGACGATGGAGAGGGTCCTGCTCATCGCTCTGGAGCTGCTGGTGTCGGCCGTGCACCCGGTGCCCGGCGACTTCAAGTTCCAGTGGCGAGCGCGGCTGGCCTTCACGTTCGTGCCGTCGCAGGCCGAGGCCGACCTGGACATGGTGCTGAGCGTGCCCATGTTCCTGCGCCTCTACCTCATTGCCAGGGTCATGCTCCTGCACAGCAAACTCTTCACCGACGCCTCCTCGAGGAGTATAGGGGCACTCAATAAG GTGCATTTTAACACGCGCTTTGTAATGAAAACGCTCATGACCATCTGCCCCGGGACGGTGCTCCTGGTCTTCAGCATCTCTCTGTGGATCATCGCCGCCTGGACTGTGCGAGTCTGTGAGAG GTACCATGACTCACAAGATGTGACCAGCAACTTCCTGGGAGCCATGTGGCTGATCTCCATCACGTTCCTGTCCATCGGCTACGGAGACATGGTCCCTCATACTTATTGTGGCAAAGGAGTTTGTCTGCTCACTGGAATCATG GGTGCCGGTTGCACGGCTCTGGTGGTTGCCGTGGTAGCCAGGAAGCTGGAGCTGACCAAGGCCGAGAAACACGTCCACAACTTCATGATGGACACGCAGCTCACCAAGAGG ATAAAGAACGCGGCGGCCAACGTGCTGAGGGAGACCTGGCTCATCTACAAGCACACCAAGCTGATGAAGAAGATCGACCACTCCAGAGTTCGCAAACACCAGCGGAAGTTCCTGCAGGCAATTCACCA atTGCGCAGCGTGAAAATGGAGCAGAGGAAACTCAGCGATCAGGCCAACACGCTGGTGGACCTGTCAAAA ATGCAGAGCGTCATGTACGAGCTCATGTCGGAGCTCAACGACCGCAGCGAGGACCTGGAGCGCCAGATGTTATCCCTGGAGCAACGGGTGGAGCAGCTGACGGCCGGCTTCAACGCCCTGCCGGCGCATCTCTCGGCCACCCTCGGCGCCCAGCACGCCGCCCTGGTGCACCTCCTCCGGGAGAGAGACTCCAGGGATGGGAGGGACGCAGGAGCCGTGGTGCCGCTTTCCCCCGCAGCTTCACTAACCTCCACTGCAGTTACGGCCACACCAGTATCAACTCCAGaagttcctcctcctcctccttctgtccCCCCACCGGCCGCTTTGGAGCCCCCTTTGCCCGGACCAGAAGGGAGCTCGGAAGTGAGTCCGAACGGCAACACCTCCACCTGCTGA
- the kcnn3 gene encoding small conductance calcium-activated potassium channel protein 2 isoform X1, which yields MEPPPSLSLALLGGSEDEDQRFLLPLAGISHPAAAPAGQGPGSNHSNHTAPSSLGRLNGSNPSPSPAATPSSLPKLSTAGTPAISNALHPTSTPLSSCLGSQHSLSGDNSPIYNALFYSSHSPSMDRERDRERGCKHRQASPLVHRRDSNPFTEIAMSSCKYTGGVMKPLSRLSASRRNLIESDSSETKEGGVSAVAGATAVGGHDRQREAPPTSLLSQSSTNQPPLQSPPEIIISSKEDSPYPRAGYDISDTASNQMSIYHQNHALVESRRAQPGRGASPGASGAVGTGARAGTAKAHKRKNQNIGYKLGHRRALFEKRKRLSDYALIFGMFGIVVMVIETELSWGVYNKSSMYSLALKCLISLSTVILLGLIIAYHAREVQLFVIDNGADDWRIAMTMERVLLIALELLVSAVHPVPGDFKFQWRARLAFTFVPSQAEADLDMVLSVPMFLRLYLIARVMLLHSKLFTDASSRSIGALNKVHFNTRFVMKTLMTICPGTVLLVFSISLWIIAAWTVRVCERYHDSQDVTSNFLGAMWLISITFLSIGYGDMVPHTYCGKGVCLLTGIMGAGCTALVVAVVARKLELTKAEKHVHNFMMDTQLTKRIKNAAANVLRETWLIYKHTKLMKKIDHSRVRKHQRKFLQAIHQLRSVKMEQRKLSDQANTLVDLSKMQSVMYELMSELNDRSEDLERQMLSLEQRVEQLTAGFNALPAHLSATLGAQHAALVHLLRERDSRDGRDAGAVVPLSPAASLTSTAVTATPVSTPEVPPPPPSVPPPAALEPPLPGPEGSSEVSPNGNTSTC from the exons ATGGAGCCTCCCCCCTCTCTGAGCCTGGCTCTCCTCGGAGGCAGCGAGGACGAAGACCAGCGTTTCCTCCTCCCGCTGGCTGGCATCTCCCaccccgccgccgcccccgcaggccagGGTCCGGGCTCTAACCACTCCAATCACACGGCGCCGTCCAGCCTGGGCCGGCTCAACGGCAGCAACCCGTCGCCGTCCCCCGCCGCCACGCCGTCGTCCCTGCCCAAGTTGTCGACCGCGGGGACGCCGGCCATCTCCAATGCCTTGCACCCCACCAGCACCCCGCTCTCTTCCTGCTTGGGCTCGCAGCACAGTCTGAGCGGGGACAACTCGCCCATCTACAACGCCCTCTTTTACTCCTCCCACTCGCCCTCCATGGATCGCGAGAGGGACCGGGAACGCGGGTGCAAACACAGACAGGCCAGTCCCTTGGTCCACCGCCGGGACAGCAACCCCTTCACCGAGATCGCCATGAGCTCCTGCAAGTACACGGGCGGCGTCATGAAGCCCCTGAGCCGCCTCAGCGCCTCCCGGAGGAACCTCATCGAATCGGACAGCAGCGAAACCAAAGAGGGCGGGGTTTCCGCTGTTGCCGGGGCGACCGCGGTCGGAGGTCACGACCGGCAGCGGGAAGCCCCGCCTACCTCCTTGCTCAGCCAGTCCTCCACCAATCAGCCGCCCCTCCAGAGCCCCCCGGAAATTATCATTTCATCCAAAGAAGACTCGCCGTACCCCAGGGCAGGATATGACATCAGCGACACCGCCTCCAACCAGATGTCCATCTACCACCAGAACCACGCACTGGTGGAGAGTCGCCGGGCGCAACCGGGGAGGGGCGCCAGTCCGGGCGCCTCGGGGGCGGTGGGAACCGGCGCCAGGGCCGGCACCGCCAAGGCCCACAAACGGAAGAACCAAAACATTGGCTACAAACTGGGTCATCGCAGGGCGCTGTTCGAAAAGAGGAAGCGACTGAGCGACTACGCTCTCATCTTCGGGATGTTCGGAATTGTCGTCATGGTGATCGAGACGGAGCTGTCCTGGGGCGTCTACAACAAG AGCTCCATGTATTCTCTGGCGCTGAAGTGTCTGATCAGCCTGTCTACCGTCATCCTGCTGGGCCTCATCATCGCCTACCACGCACGGGAGGTTCAG CTGTTTGTCATCGACAACGGGGCGGACGACTGGCGTATCGCCATGACGATGGAGAGGGTCCTGCTCATCGCTCTGGAGCTGCTGGTGTCGGCCGTGCACCCGGTGCCCGGCGACTTCAAGTTCCAGTGGCGAGCGCGGCTGGCCTTCACGTTCGTGCCGTCGCAGGCCGAGGCCGACCTGGACATGGTGCTGAGCGTGCCCATGTTCCTGCGCCTCTACCTCATTGCCAGGGTCATGCTCCTGCACAGCAAACTCTTCACCGACGCCTCCTCGAGGAGTATAGGGGCACTCAATAAG GTGCATTTTAACACGCGCTTTGTAATGAAAACGCTCATGACCATCTGCCCCGGGACGGTGCTCCTGGTCTTCAGCATCTCTCTGTGGATCATCGCCGCCTGGACTGTGCGAGTCTGTGAGAG GTACCATGACTCACAAGATGTGACCAGCAACTTCCTGGGAGCCATGTGGCTGATCTCCATCACGTTCCTGTCCATCGGCTACGGAGACATGGTCCCTCATACTTATTGTGGCAAAGGAGTTTGTCTGCTCACTGGAATCATG GGTGCCGGTTGCACGGCTCTGGTGGTTGCCGTGGTAGCCAGGAAGCTGGAGCTGACCAAGGCCGAGAAACACGTCCACAACTTCATGATGGACACGCAGCTCACCAAGAGG ATAAAGAACGCGGCGGCCAACGTGCTGAGGGAGACCTGGCTCATCTACAAGCACACCAAGCTGATGAAGAAGATCGACCACTCCAGAGTTCGCAAACACCAGCGGAAGTTCCTGCAGGCAATTCACCA atTGCGCAGCGTGAAAATGGAGCAGAGGAAACTCAGCGATCAGGCCAACACGCTGGTGGACCTGTCAAAA ATGCAGAGCGTCATGTACGAGCTCATGTCGGAGCTCAACGACCGCAGCGAGGACCTGGAGCGCCAGATGTTATCCCTGGAGCAACGGGTGGAGCAGCTGACGGCCGGCTTCAACGCCCTGCCGGCGCATCTCTCGGCCACCCTCGGCGCCCAGCACGCCGCCCTGGTGCACCTCCTCCGGGAGAGAGACTCCAGGGATGGGAGGGACGCAGGAGCCGTGGTGCCGCTTTCCCCCGCAGCTTCACTAACCTCCACTGCAGTTACGGCCACACCAGTATCAACTCCAGaagttcctcctcctcctccttctgtccCCCCACCGGCCGCTTTGGAGCCCCCTTTGCCCGGACCAGAAGGGAGCTCGGAAGTGAGTCCGAACGGCAACACCTCCACCTGCTGA
- the kcnn3 gene encoding small conductance calcium-activated potassium channel protein 3 isoform X2: MSSMYSLALKCLISLSTVILLGLIIAYHAREVQLFVIDNGADDWRIAMTMERVLLIALELLVSAVHPVPGDFKFQWRARLAFTFVPSQAEADLDMVLSVPMFLRLYLIARVMLLHSKLFTDASSRSIGALNKVHFNTRFVMKTLMTICPGTVLLVFSISLWIIAAWTVRVCERYHDSQDVTSNFLGAMWLISITFLSIGYGDMVPHTYCGKGVCLLTGIMGAGCTALVVAVVARKLELTKAEKHVHNFMMDTQLTKRIKNAAANVLRETWLIYKHTKLMKKIDHSRVRKHQRKFLQAIHQLRSVKMEQRKLSDQANTLVDLSKMQSVMYELMSELNDRSEDLERQMLSLEQRVEQLTAGFNALPAHLSATLGAQHAALVHLLRERDSRDGRDAGAVVPLSPAASLTSTAVTATPVSTPEVPPPPPSVPPPAALEPPLPGPEGSSEVSPNGNTSTC, encoded by the exons ATG AGCTCCATGTATTCTCTGGCGCTGAAGTGTCTGATCAGCCTGTCTACCGTCATCCTGCTGGGCCTCATCATCGCCTACCACGCACGGGAGGTTCAG CTGTTTGTCATCGACAACGGGGCGGACGACTGGCGTATCGCCATGACGATGGAGAGGGTCCTGCTCATCGCTCTGGAGCTGCTGGTGTCGGCCGTGCACCCGGTGCCCGGCGACTTCAAGTTCCAGTGGCGAGCGCGGCTGGCCTTCACGTTCGTGCCGTCGCAGGCCGAGGCCGACCTGGACATGGTGCTGAGCGTGCCCATGTTCCTGCGCCTCTACCTCATTGCCAGGGTCATGCTCCTGCACAGCAAACTCTTCACCGACGCCTCCTCGAGGAGTATAGGGGCACTCAATAAG GTGCATTTTAACACGCGCTTTGTAATGAAAACGCTCATGACCATCTGCCCCGGGACGGTGCTCCTGGTCTTCAGCATCTCTCTGTGGATCATCGCCGCCTGGACTGTGCGAGTCTGTGAGAG GTACCATGACTCACAAGATGTGACCAGCAACTTCCTGGGAGCCATGTGGCTGATCTCCATCACGTTCCTGTCCATCGGCTACGGAGACATGGTCCCTCATACTTATTGTGGCAAAGGAGTTTGTCTGCTCACTGGAATCATG GGTGCCGGTTGCACGGCTCTGGTGGTTGCCGTGGTAGCCAGGAAGCTGGAGCTGACCAAGGCCGAGAAACACGTCCACAACTTCATGATGGACACGCAGCTCACCAAGAGG ATAAAGAACGCGGCGGCCAACGTGCTGAGGGAGACCTGGCTCATCTACAAGCACACCAAGCTGATGAAGAAGATCGACCACTCCAGAGTTCGCAAACACCAGCGGAAGTTCCTGCAGGCAATTCACCA atTGCGCAGCGTGAAAATGGAGCAGAGGAAACTCAGCGATCAGGCCAACACGCTGGTGGACCTGTCAAAA ATGCAGAGCGTCATGTACGAGCTCATGTCGGAGCTCAACGACCGCAGCGAGGACCTGGAGCGCCAGATGTTATCCCTGGAGCAACGGGTGGAGCAGCTGACGGCCGGCTTCAACGCCCTGCCGGCGCATCTCTCGGCCACCCTCGGCGCCCAGCACGCCGCCCTGGTGCACCTCCTCCGGGAGAGAGACTCCAGGGATGGGAGGGACGCAGGAGCCGTGGTGCCGCTTTCCCCCGCAGCTTCACTAACCTCCACTGCAGTTACGGCCACACCAGTATCAACTCCAGaagttcctcctcctcctccttctgtccCCCCACCGGCCGCTTTGGAGCCCCCTTTGCCCGGACCAGAAGGGAGCTCGGAAGTGAGTCCGAACGGCAACACCTCCACCTGCTGA